GACCTTGCCCACCTCCAGGCTGCCGTGGCTGTCAGCCATGCCCAGCGCGCGGGCGGCGTTAAGGGTGACGCCGGCCAGTGCCTCTTCCGGAGTCAGGCGGAACGAGGTGCAGGCCATGTTCAGCATCAGGCGCAGCGATAGCGCCGGCGAGGTGCCGGGGTTCAGGTCGCTGGCCACGGCGATGGCCACGCCATGCCTGCGCAGGGCATCCACCGGTGGTAGCCGGGTTTCGCGCAGGACGAAGAAGGCGCCCGGCAGTAGCACCGCCACGGTGCCCGCCTCGGCCATCGCGATGGCATCTTCCTCGGTCATGAATTCCAGATGATCGGCGGACAGCGCGCCGTAACGCGCCGCGAGGCTGGAGCCGTGCAGGGACGACAACTGTTCGGCATGCAGCTTCACCGGCAGGCCGAGGCGTTGCGCGGCCTGGAAAACCCGCTCCACCTGCGCTGGGGAGAACGCCAGGTGCTCGCAGAAGGCGTCCACCGCATCCACCAGCCCTTCGGCCGCCAGCGCGGGAAGAATGTGGCTGCACACCTGCTCGATGTAATCGTCGGCGCGGCCGGCGTACTCCGGCGGCAACGCGTGGGCCGAAAGGCAGGTGGTACGCACCGTTACCGGCAGCTCCTGTTCCAGGCGGCGGGCGACGCGCAGCATCCGCCGCTCGCTGTCCAGATCCAGGCCATAACCGGATTTCACCTCCAGCACGGTCACACCATCGGCCAGCAACGGGCGGGCGCGCCTGACGGCGCTGGCCAGCAGCTCCTCCTCGCTGGCCTCGCGGGTGGCGCGCACGGTACTGGCGATGCCTCCGCCGGCGGCGGCGATCTCGGCGTAGCTGACGCCATTCAGGCGCTGCTCGAATTCGGCGCTGCGGTCACCAGCGAACACCAGGTGCGTATGGCAGTCGATGAACCCCGGCGTCACCCAGGCACCGCGCAGGTCGGTGCTCTGTACCGGGCGCTCGGGCAGGTCGGCGCGCGGGCCGATCCAGGTGATGCGCTCGCCCTCGGTGATGATCGCCGCGTCCTCGATGATCGAGTAGCGACCATCGCGCATCGTCGCCGCGTGGCAGTGGTGCCAGAGGTGTTTCATTGCAGCCTCCCGATGCTCGCGCCGATGCTGCGCAGTGCGGCGGGTTCGGCCAGCAGCGCGGCTGCGCGGGCGATGTCCGGCGCCAGCCAGCGATCACTGTCATAGGCTGGCACCCGCTCGCGCAACAGGCTCCAGGCGCAATCGGTGCCCATGCCGAAACGCTGCGGCTTGAGGAACTCGAACGCCTGGGCGGCCAGCAGGTACTCGATTGCGAGAATCTGCGTGCAGTTGGCGATGACCTTGCCGAGCTTCAGCGCGGCGCTGGTGCCCAGGCTCAGATGGTCTTCCTGCAGGCCGGAGGTGACGAAATTGTCCACCACCGCCGGCTGCGCCAACTGGCGGTTCTCACCGGCCAGCGAGGCGGCGACGTACTGCACGATCATCATCCCGGAGTTCACCCCGGGCTGGCTGACCAGGAACGCCGGCAGACCGCTGACCAGCGGATTGATCAGGCGATCCAGGCGGCGCTCGGCGACTCCGCCCAGCTCGGCCACGGCGATGGCCAGGAGGTCGGCGGCCATCGCCACCGACTCGCCGTGCGGGTTGGCCTGGGAGACCACGCGGTAATCATCCGGAATGCCCAGCACCAGGGGGTTGTCGGTGGCGGAATTCAGCTCCGTCTCGATCTGCCGTGCGGCATGGGCCAACTGGTCGCGCACCGCGCCGTGGATCTGCGGCATGGAGCGGATACTCAGCGCATCCTGGGTGCGGATGCCCTTGCTGGCGGCGATCACCTCGCTGCCTTCGAGCAGCGCCCGCAAGTTCGCGCCGACTACCTGCATGCCCGGGTGCGGCTTGAGCGCGATGACCTCGGCGTCGAAGGCGTCGATCTGCCCGCGCAACGCCTCGAAGCTCATCGCCCCGATCACGTCGGACCACTGCGCCAGGCGCGTTGCGTCGTCCAGTGCCAGGCAGCTCAGTCCGGTCATGCAGGGGGTGCCGTTGACCAGGCACAGCCCGTCCTTGGCGCTCAGTTGCACCGGCTCCAGTCCCTCGGCGGCCAGGGCCTGGGCGGCGGGGACGACCTCGCCGCGATAGCTCACCTCACCAATCCCCAGTAACGCCACGCCGACATGGGCCATATGGGTCAGATATCCCACCGAGCCCTGGGACGGAACGCGCGGCGTGATACCGTGGTTGAGCAGCGCCAGCAACGCCTCGACCACCCGGCGATGCAGGCCGGACTTGCCGTGGCTGTAGTTGGTGATGGCCGCGCAGATGATCGCGCGGGTCTGTTCGTCCTTCAGCGGCTCGCCGACACCACAGGCGTGGCTGAGCAGTGTGTTGCGCGAAAGCTGCGCCAGTTGCTCGCCTTGCAGCACCACATTGCACAGCGCGCCCAGGCCGGTATTGATGCCATAGGCCCGCTCTCCCCGGCTGACGATGCGCTCGACGATGCCGCGGGCATTGTCGATGCGCGCCCAGGCGGCCGGCGCCAGCTCCAGGCGCGCGCCATGCCGGGCAACGGCGACCAGCTCCTGCCAACGCAGCGGCCCGTTGCCGAGAATGACCGAGGAAGACGACGACATGCAGAGGCTCCTTGTGTGGGGCATGCCGGGGAGCGCCCTCCCCGGCCGGAAAAGGGTTTACAGCGCGGCGACGCGGCGCTGAACGAAACGGTCCACGTACTCGTCGGCAGGCTTGTGGAGGATGTCTGCCGGCGCACCGACCTGGATCAGTTGGCCGTCCTTGAGGATGGCGATGCGGTTGCCGATGCGTACGGCTTCGTCGAGGTCGTGGGTGATGAAAACGATGGTCTTGTGCAGGGTCTTCTGCAGCTCCAGCAACTGGTCCTGCATGTCGGCACGGATCAGCGGGTCGAGGGCGCTGAAGGCTTCGTCCATGAGGATGATATCGGTGTCTGCAGCCAGCGCACGGGCCAGGCCGACACGCTGGCGCATGCCGCCGGAGAGTTGGTGCGGATAAGACTTCTCGTAGCCCTTGAGCCCCACGGTGGCGATCCAGTGCAGCGCGCGCTCCTGGCATAGCGCCTTGCTCTCGCCGCGGATCTTCAGGCCATAGGCGACGTTGTCGAGCACGTTCTTGTGCGGCAGCAGGCCGAAGCTCTGGAACACCATGCTGATCTTGCGCCGGCGAAAGTTCTCCAGCGCTGCCGCGTCATAGGCGAGGACATTCTCGCCGTCCACCAGGATCTGCCCGCTGGTGGGGTCGATCAGGCGGTTGAAGTGGCGCACCAGGGTCGACTTGCCGGAGCCGGACAGCCCCATGATGACGAAGATTTCCCCTGCCTCGATGGACAGCGAGAGGTCGTTGACGCCGACCACGCAGTCGGTGGCGGCCAGCACCTCGGCCTTGCTCTTGCCCTGGCGGATCATCGCCAGCGCCGCATCGGCGCGGGCACCGAAGATCTTGTAGACGTTCTTGACCTGGATCTTGCTCATTTGCTGGCCTCGTGGTGGCGCGAGCGGCCGTAGGCCTGGGTGATGCGGTCGATGACCACGGCGAGGATGACGATCGCCAGGCCCGCCTCCAGGCCCTTGCCGACGTTGAGGGTCTGGATGCCCACCAGCACGTCCTCGCCCAGGCCACGGGCACCGATCATCGAGGCGATCACCACCATCGACAGCGCCATCATGGTGGTCTGATTGATGCCGGCCATGATGCTCGGCAGCGCCAGCGGCAACTGCACGCCGAACAGTTGCTGGCGGCGGTTGGCGCCGAAGGCGGTGATCGCCTCCATCACCTCGCGGTCGACCTGGCGGATGCCCAGGTCGGTGAGACGGATCAGCGGCGGCGCGGCGTAGATCACGGTGGCGAAGATCGCCGGCACCTTGCCCAGGCCGAACAGCATCAGCACCGGGATCAGGTACACGAAACTGGGCATGGTCTGCATGATGTCCAGCAGCGGCAGCAGCACGGCGCGGAAGCGGTCGCTGCGGGCGGCGAGGATACCCAGCGGGATGCCGATCAGCACCGAGATGATGGTGGCGACCATCATCAGCGCGAGTGTCTGCATCAGCTTGTCCCACAGCCCCACCGCGCCGACCAGGAACAGCAGCCCGACGATCACCACCGTCGGCAGCACGCGCCGGGTGGCATGCCAGGCGATGCCGGCGACGATGGCCAGCATCAGCCACCAGGGCGTGGCGCGCAGCAGGCTTTCAAGATTGACGATGGCCCACAGCAGGGTGTCGGAGATGTGGCGGAACACGTCGCCGTAGTTGGTGACCAGGGCATCGACCCAGCCGTTGACCCAGTCGGCGATGGAGAAGGTGAAGCGCTCGGGGAACATGGCTCGTTCTCGCTAGTGATGCGTCGTGCACGAGGGAGCGCAGGCTCCCTCGCCGTTCTTCGGGCTCAGAGCGCGGCGTCGATCTTCTTCGCCGCGTCGTCGCTCACCCAGGTGTGCCACAACTCCGGGTGCTCCTTCAGGAAAGCCTTGGCCAGCTTGTCAGAGGACAGTTTCTCCTTGGCCATCTTCGCCAGGTTCTGGTTCAGCAGGTCGATCGGCAGATTGACCTTCTCCAGCACGGCCACCAGTTCCGGGGCCTGGTCGTGGAAGGTGCGCGACAGGCCGACCTGGATCTTCACATCCTTGTTCACGCCCGGCTCGTCCAGTTTCACCAGGTCCGCCTGCCCCATCAGCGGCGTCGGCGACCAGTAATAGAAGAGGATAGGCTCCTTGCGCTTGTAGCTCGACAGCACCGCCGCATCCAGGGCCGGGCCGGTGCCGGGACGGAAGTTGGTGTACTTGTCCTCCAGGCCGTACTTCTTGAGCATCTCGGAGTTTTCCAGCTCACAGGTCCAGCCGGCCGGGCAGTTGTAGAAGCGGCCCTTGCCCGGCTCTTCCGGATCGCGGAACAGCTCGGCGTACTGGCCAAGGTCGGTGACGGCCTTGAGGTTCGGCGCCTTGGCTTCGATGTTGCGCGCCTTGTCACCCTCGATCACGAAGCGCGGCACGTACCAGCCTTCGGTGGCACCGACGATGGGCGCGCCCACTCCGACCACCTTGTTGGCGGCGGCGGCCTTGTTCCAGGCATCGCTGCGGCCGACCCATTCTTCGCTGAAGATCTGTATGTCGTTGTTGGCCAGCGCCTGCTCCATCGTGATGGAGTTGCCCGGCAGGCTATC
The Pseudomonas triclosanedens DNA segment above includes these coding regions:
- the hutI gene encoding imidazolonepropionase; protein product: MKHLWHHCHAATMRDGRYSIIEDAAIITEGERITWIGPRADLPERPVQSTDLRGAWVTPGFIDCHTHLVFAGDRSAEFEQRLNGVSYAEIAAAGGGIASTVRATREASEEELLASAVRRARPLLADGVTVLEVKSGYGLDLDSERRMLRVARRLEQELPVTVRTTCLSAHALPPEYAGRADDYIEQVCSHILPALAAEGLVDAVDAFCEHLAFSPAQVERVFQAAQRLGLPVKLHAEQLSSLHGSSLAARYGALSADHLEFMTEEDAIAMAEAGTVAVLLPGAFFVLRETRLPPVDALRRHGVAIAVASDLNPGTSPALSLRLMLNMACTSFRLTPEEALAGVTLNAARALGMADSHGSLEVGKVADFIAWDIQRPAELAYWLGGDLPKRVIRHAEEIASRG
- a CDS encoding ABC transporter permease, which gives rise to MFPERFTFSIADWVNGWVDALVTNYGDVFRHISDTLLWAIVNLESLLRATPWWLMLAIVAGIAWHATRRVLPTVVIVGLLFLVGAVGLWDKLMQTLALMMVATIISVLIGIPLGILAARSDRFRAVLLPLLDIMQTMPSFVYLIPVLMLFGLGKVPAIFATVIYAAPPLIRLTDLGIRQVDREVMEAITAFGANRRQQLFGVQLPLALPSIMAGINQTTMMALSMVVIASMIGARGLGEDVLVGIQTLNVGKGLEAGLAIVILAVVIDRITQAYGRSRHHEASK
- a CDS encoding ABC transporter substrate-binding protein, producing MTSAQAAGWCESGKPVKFAGLNWESGMLLTDVMQFILKNGYGCETDSLPGNSITMEQALANNDIQIFSEEWVGRSDAWNKAAAANKVVGVGAPIVGATEGWYVPRFVIEGDKARNIEAKAPNLKAVTDLGQYAELFRDPEEPGKGRFYNCPAGWTCELENSEMLKKYGLEDKYTNFRPGTGPALDAAVLSSYKRKEPILFYYWSPTPLMGQADLVKLDEPGVNKDVKIQVGLSRTFHDQAPELVAVLEKVNLPIDLLNQNLAKMAKEKLSSDKLAKAFLKEHPELWHTWVSDDAAKKIDAAL
- the hutH gene encoding histidine ammonia-lyase: MSSSSSVILGNGPLRWQELVAVARHGARLELAPAAWARIDNARGIVERIVSRGERAYGINTGLGALCNVVLQGEQLAQLSRNTLLSHACGVGEPLKDEQTRAIICAAITNYSHGKSGLHRRVVEALLALLNHGITPRVPSQGSVGYLTHMAHVGVALLGIGEVSYRGEVVPAAQALAAEGLEPVQLSAKDGLCLVNGTPCMTGLSCLALDDATRLAQWSDVIGAMSFEALRGQIDAFDAEVIALKPHPGMQVVGANLRALLEGSEVIAASKGIRTQDALSIRSMPQIHGAVRDQLAHAARQIETELNSATDNPLVLGIPDDYRVVSQANPHGESVAMAADLLAIAVAELGGVAERRLDRLINPLVSGLPAFLVSQPGVNSGMMIVQYVAASLAGENRQLAQPAVVDNFVTSGLQEDHLSLGTSAALKLGKVIANCTQILAIEYLLAAQAFEFLKPQRFGMGTDCAWSLLRERVPAYDSDRWLAPDIARAAALLAEPAALRSIGASIGRLQ
- a CDS encoding quaternary amine ABC transporter ATP-binding protein, with protein sequence MSKIQVKNVYKIFGARADAALAMIRQGKSKAEVLAATDCVVGVNDLSLSIEAGEIFVIMGLSGSGKSTLVRHFNRLIDPTSGQILVDGENVLAYDAAALENFRRRKISMVFQSFGLLPHKNVLDNVAYGLKIRGESKALCQERALHWIATVGLKGYEKSYPHQLSGGMRQRVGLARALAADTDIILMDEAFSALDPLIRADMQDQLLELQKTLHKTIVFITHDLDEAVRIGNRIAILKDGQLIQVGAPADILHKPADEYVDRFVQRRVAAL